Part of the Haemophilus influenzae genome is shown below.
TCATTGTAATTGCTTCACTTGTCGCATTTGCCCCCGCTCCCGCAATAATAGGAATACGTCCTTTGGCAAATTCAACGGTCTTTTCAATGACTTTTACATTTTCTTCAATACTTAGCGTGGCAGATTCTCCCGTTGTACCCACAGAAACAAGCGCATTAGAACCAGCTTCAATGTGGTGTTCTACTAATTTTTCTAAACAGGAAAAATCGACTTCGCCATAATGATTCATTGGCGTAACAAGGGCAACTATGCTACCCGAAAATAAAGAATTTTGCGCTGACATATAACCTCCGTCGGTTTTTAATTTTATTATTTGGTTTCACTTGTTATAGTCGCTAAAATAACTTTAATTTGCAAATTTTTTTTCATTAAAGGAGTTTTTTATGAATCCATTATCTGTTGGTAATCAAGCACCTGCTTTTACCTTATTAAATCAACAAGAAAAATTTGTTTCTTTAAATGATTTTCGTGGTAAAAAAGTTTTAATTTATTTTTATCCAAAGGCTCTCACTCCAGGCTGTACCACACAAGCCTGCGGATTGCGCGACAGTAAATCTGAATTAGATGCACTAGGTTTAGTTGTACTTGGTATTAGTCCTGATGCCCCGAAAAAATTAGCTCAATTTATTGAGAAAAAAGAACTTAATTTCACATTGCTTTCTGATCCTGATCATCAAGTTGCGGAGCAATTTGGCGTATGGGGCGAAAAAAAATTTATGGGGAGAACTTACGACGGTATTCATCGAATTAGTTTTTTAATCAATGAAAGCGGAACTATTATGCAAGTATTTGATAAATTTAAGATAAAAGACCATCATCAAATGATCATTGATTATCTTCGTTCCCTATAATATTTCAAAAAATAACCGCACTTTTCCACATAAAGTGCGGTAAAAAATTCAGAAATTTTTCAATTCAAGGTTTACGCATTATTCAGCCTTTGCTAGAATTCCCCGAGTGATTGAAATTCATTCTCAATTATATTCTCAAAAAAATTTCTCAAATAACAAGGAAAAAAAATGGTACAACTTTTTGATTTTTTACAACAGTACAGTGATTATTTTATCATCGGTTTATTATTACTGATGAGCATTATTATGCTTGCGATGGTAATTGAACGTTATCTTTTTTTAAGAAAGGTAAGCGTGGCACATTATTCTACTATTCACGCATTAGATATTGATTTAAACCGTAATATGACAGTGATTTCTACCATCGGTGCAAATGCGCCTTATGTTGGATTACTTGGTACAGTTATCGGGATTTTATTAACTTTCTATCAAATCGGTCACGGCGGTGGCGACATTGATCCAAGTGTAATTATGTTGCACTTATCTTTAGCATTAAAAGCAACTGCATTAGGTATTCTAGTGGCTATTCCCTCTATGGTGTTTTATAACGGTTTGGGGCGTAAAGTTGAAGTTAATCGTTTAAAATGGAAAGTATTAAGCGAACAAAAAGATAAGGAATAATTCGTGAAAAAATTCGATGAAATCAACATTATCCCTTTCATTGATATTATGTTGGTGCTACTTACTGTGGTGCTTATTACTGCATCTTTTATCTCTCAAGGTAAAATTCAAGTAAATGTACCAAAAGCTAGTACAGCGGTCGCATTTAAATCTGACGAGCTAGCTAAATTATTGACAGTGACAGCGGATAAACAACTCTATTTTAATGATAAACCTATTTCTCAAGAAGCTCTAGAGGCAGAAATTGCTCAATGGAATAAAGATCAGAAAGTAACTTTAAAAATTGATGCCGAAGCCTCTTTCCAAGATTTTGTGACGATTACAGATATGCTTTCTAAAAATGAAATCAAAAATGTGGCAATTGTTTCTATGAAAGATAAGGGAAAAAGTGCGGGTGAAAATTCTCAAGAATCTACTCCTTCCCAATCTGTACCAACTACGCCGTAAGGAATAA
Proteins encoded:
- the exbB gene encoding TonB-system energizer ExbB, with protein sequence MVQLFDFLQQYSDYFIIGLLLLMSIIMLAMVIERYLFLRKVSVAHYSTIHALDIDLNRNMTVISTIGANAPYVGLLGTVIGILLTFYQIGHGGGDIDPSVIMLHLSLALKATALGILVAIPSMVFYNGLGRKVEVNRLKWKVLSEQKDKE
- the bcp gene encoding thioredoxin-dependent thiol peroxidase — encoded protein: MNPLSVGNQAPAFTLLNQQEKFVSLNDFRGKKVLIYFYPKALTPGCTTQACGLRDSKSELDALGLVVLGISPDAPKKLAQFIEKKELNFTLLSDPDHQVAEQFGVWGEKKFMGRTYDGIHRISFLINESGTIMQVFDKFKIKDHHQMIIDYLRSL
- the exbD gene encoding TonB system transport protein ExbD, with the protein product MKKFDEINIIPFIDIMLVLLTVVLITASFISQGKIQVNVPKASTAVAFKSDELAKLLTVTADKQLYFNDKPISQEALEAEIAQWNKDQKVTLKIDAEASFQDFVTITDMLSKNEIKNVAIVSMKDKGKSAGENSQESTPSQSVPTTP